Below is a window of Veillonella rodentium DNA.
GCCGTTTTTAGAGGTATTGCGAAAGGCGGCACCTCATAGTCATATTACATATGTAATAGATGAGAAATTACAGCAGGTTATGCAGTATAATCCCAATATTGATGAACTTGTCGTTGTGGATAAAAAAGGGCGTCATAACAGTATTTCAGGCCTCAATGCTGTCGCGCGTGAGATCAATGCGAAGGGTAAGCCGGATATCGTGATTAATCTGCATCCCAATGAACGTACATCTTATTTAGCGTGGAAGATTCATGCACCTGTTACAACGGGGATGAGTCATTTTTTATTCAGACCCTTTATGACGAAGTATACACGTCTCGACCGCAAGACGCGTCATGCTGCGGATATGTATATCAATGTTTTGGAGCAGTTAGGGGTCACGGATTTATCAAATTCCGGTTTACACATAGAAATCTGTGAAGCTTGGCGTCGTAAGGCACATGATTTTTATACTGATCATGGCGTAAAGGATGAAGATAAGCTTATCGGATTCAATATCGGTAGTGCCGTCCCTGAAAAACGGTGGCCCGCCGAACGTTTTGCCCATGTGGCGGATTAT
It encodes the following:
- a CDS encoding glycosyltransferase family 9 protein, encoding MELDNKRIVVTFLMHLGDVILTTPFLEVLRKAAPHSHITYVIDEKLQQVMQYNPNIDELVVVDKKGRHNSISGLNAVAREINAKGKPDIVINLHPNERTSYLAWKIHAPVTTGMSHFLFRPFMTKYTRLDRKTRHAADMYINVLEQLGVTDLSNSGLHIEICEAWRRKAHDFYTDHGVKDEDKLIGFNIGSAVPEKRWPAERFAHVADYFGRQGYKTIFFGGPMDIDMVEPVVKMMETKPIVATGAFQLGPLAAAMGWCSLLITNDSGPMHVAVSQHVPVVALYGPSNPFFYGPYQAESIVLESMDTYEIGKSMKQIIKEGHYAGISVISEDEVIKAAETLLSETK